One segment of Nocardia farcinica DNA contains the following:
- a CDS encoding pyridoxamine 5'-phosphate oxidase family protein gives MTGNQIGSDGEHVLQERYGTVDRAERFYGDQVLDRLNPAMVEFVRRMDMAFIATADKNGECDNSFRAGPPGFLHVVDDRTIAYPEYRGNGVMASLGNISENPHIGILLIDFVHDLIGLHINGSARIVEDHALRCSVPDLPAARVRGRQAERWVVVEVEEAYIHCRKHIPHLVPADREQRDWGTDNVRAKGGDYFGVKASSGVVSSGIEPAAVLSR, from the coding sequence ATGACCGGCAACCAGATCGGCAGCGACGGTGAACACGTACTCCAGGAGCGCTACGGCACCGTCGACCGGGCCGAGCGATTCTACGGCGACCAGGTGCTCGACCGGCTCAATCCGGCGATGGTCGAATTCGTCCGGCGGATGGACATGGCGTTCATCGCCACCGCCGACAAGAACGGGGAGTGCGACAACAGCTTCCGCGCCGGGCCGCCCGGCTTCCTGCACGTCGTCGACGACCGCACGATCGCCTATCCGGAATATCGTGGCAACGGGGTGATGGCGAGTCTGGGCAACATCTCGGAGAACCCGCACATCGGGATTCTGCTCATCGATTTCGTGCACGACCTGATCGGACTGCACATCAACGGCTCGGCGCGCATCGTGGAGGACCACGCGCTGCGCTGCTCGGTGCCCGACCTGCCCGCGGCGCGGGTGCGCGGCAGGCAGGCCGAACGCTGGGTGGTGGTGGAGGTCGAGGAGGCCTACATCCACTGCCGCAAGCACATCCCGCACCTGGTGCCCGCCGACCGCGAGCAGCGCGACTGGGGTACCGACAACGTCCGGGCCAAGGGCGGGGACTACTTCGGCGTCAAGGCTTCGTCCGGTGTCGTCTCGTCCGGCATCGAACCAGCCGCCGTGCTCAGTCGCTGA